The following are encoded together in the Gilvimarinus sp. DA14 genome:
- the zapE gene encoding cell division protein ZapE, whose protein sequence is MSPQRRYERDLQAPDFHADASQAMAVAELQALYEALLQPTPAPSLWARLTGKREREPVRGLYFWGGVGRGKTYLMDNFYESLPFKEKMRAHFHRFMRRVHSELKKLAGQKNPLEQVADNIAGEARVICFDEFFVSDITDAMILAGLLDGLFRRGVTLVATSNIEPSGLYKDGLQRVRFLPAIALLQKHTKVVNVDGGVDYRLRALEQAELYYSPLGQVAEQGLERAFVSLAPAGAQRRADVKLEVEGRPILARWVADDVAWFEFNELCDGPRSQNDYIELAREFHTVLVANVPQLGGDKDDQARRFINLVDEFYDRHVKLVVSAEQPLESLYAGGRLEFEFERTASRLLEMRSHEYLGRPHRP, encoded by the coding sequence ATGTCCCCCCAGCGGCGCTATGAGCGAGATTTGCAGGCGCCAGACTTCCATGCTGATGCATCCCAGGCTATGGCGGTTGCCGAGCTGCAGGCTTTGTACGAGGCGTTGCTGCAGCCGACTCCAGCGCCCAGCCTGTGGGCGCGGCTGACGGGTAAGCGTGAGCGCGAGCCGGTGCGCGGTCTGTATTTTTGGGGCGGAGTGGGGCGCGGCAAAACCTATTTGATGGATAATTTTTACGAGAGTTTGCCGTTTAAGGAAAAGATGCGCGCGCACTTTCATCGTTTTATGCGCCGTGTGCACAGTGAGCTAAAAAAACTGGCCGGACAAAAAAATCCGCTGGAGCAGGTGGCCGATAACATTGCCGGTGAGGCGAGGGTAATCTGTTTTGACGAATTTTTTGTCAGCGATATAACCGATGCCATGATCCTGGCGGGGTTGCTGGATGGTTTGTTCCGCCGCGGGGTCACCCTGGTGGCCACTTCCAATATTGAGCCCTCTGGTCTGTACAAGGACGGATTGCAGCGTGTGCGCTTTTTACCGGCGATTGCGCTGCTGCAAAAGCATACCAAAGTTGTAAACGTTGATGGCGGCGTCGATTACCGCCTGCGGGCCCTGGAGCAAGCTGAACTCTACTATAGCCCTTTGGGGCAGGTGGCGGAGCAGGGATTAGAGCGCGCCTTTGTCAGTCTCGCGCCTGCCGGAGCTCAGCGCCGCGCTGATGTGAAGCTCGAGGTAGAAGGGCGACCGATATTGGCGCGCTGGGTGGCTGATGATGTGGCCTGGTTCGAGTTTAACGAGCTTTGCGATGGACCGCGCTCGCAGAATGACTATATTGAGCTGGCGCGAGAGTTTCATACGGTATTGGTGGCAAATGTGCCGCAGTTGGGCGGCGATAAAGATGATCAGGCGCGGCGCTTTATTAATTTGGTGGACGAGTTCTACGATCGTCACGTCAAATTGGTGGTGTCGGCCGAGCAGCCGCTGGAAAGTCTGTACGCTGGTGGTCGGCTGGAGTTTGAATTTGAACGCACCGCCAGCCGTCTGTTAGAGATGCGCAGTCACGAGTATTTGGGGCGTCCGCATCGCCCCTAG